One window from the genome of Lentibacillus daqui encodes:
- a CDS encoding DinB family protein gives MSRYDFTRNSFLQFVKDCDEKVLDVQPTGSRNTLHWHIGHVLVVTEMFLFNYPKGSSNIPESYHALFKPGSKPADWPEEVPSVSEIVDHLEKQLTRINELSDDYLAQELPFTLPFGNFKTYGELYDLSIHHEAEHLGQIKAMKRIVEAEN, from the coding sequence ATGTCACGCTATGACTTCACTAGAAATTCGTTTTTGCAATTTGTAAAAGACTGTGATGAAAAAGTACTCGATGTACAGCCTACAGGATCTCGAAACACGCTGCATTGGCACATTGGGCATGTGCTTGTGGTAACGGAAATGTTCTTGTTTAACTACCCGAAAGGATCAAGTAATATTCCGGAATCCTATCACGCGTTGTTCAAACCTGGTTCAAAGCCTGCTGACTGGCCTGAAGAAGTACCGAGTGTTTCCGAAATTGTTGATCATCTGGAAAAACAGTTGACCCGAATCAATGAGCTGTCTGATGACTATTTAGCCCAAGAACTTCCTTTCACGTTGCCATTTGGTAATTTTAAAACATATGGTGAATTGTATGATTTATCGATACATCATGAAGCAGAGCATCTTGGTCAAATAAAGGCAATGAAACGTATTGTCGAAGCAGAAAATTAA
- a CDS encoding manganese-dependent inorganic pyrophosphatase yields the protein MGKTLIFGHKNPDTDTITAALAYAHLKKELGHDVEPVRLGEVNKETQYALDHFGVSAPRLIESVPENSDVILVDHNEFQQSVDNIDDARIVEVIDHHRVANFQTNEPLFIRLEPVGCTATILKKMYQENNVTITKEIAGLLVSAIISDSLLLKSPTCTQQDIDAAKELAEIAGVNLEQYGFDMLQAGADLRDKSMAELISMDAKEFDMHGAKVEIAQVNAVDTKAILEHQAELEAEINKTIENKNLDLFLFVATDIINNDSDALALGKAKANVEKAFDVTLENNRALLKGIVSRKKQIVTNLTETFN from the coding sequence ATGGGAAAAACATTAATCTTTGGACACAAAAATCCAGACACAGATACGATTACAGCAGCACTTGCATATGCACATTTGAAGAAGGAACTTGGCCATGATGTGGAACCTGTACGTTTAGGTGAGGTAAACAAGGAAACCCAATATGCACTGGACCATTTTGGTGTATCGGCACCACGTCTCATTGAATCAGTTCCAGAAAATAGTGACGTGATTTTAGTCGATCATAACGAATTTCAACAAAGTGTAGATAATATCGATGACGCACGCATTGTTGAGGTCATTGATCATCACCGGGTGGCCAATTTTCAAACGAATGAGCCGTTGTTTATTCGCTTGGAACCGGTTGGTTGTACGGCAACGATTTTAAAGAAAATGTATCAGGAAAATAATGTAACGATTACAAAGGAAATTGCCGGGTTACTTGTTTCCGCAATTATTTCCGATTCATTGTTATTAAAATCACCAACTTGTACCCAGCAAGATATTGATGCCGCCAAAGAGTTAGCGGAAATCGCTGGTGTTAATCTGGAGCAATATGGATTTGATATGCTGCAGGCCGGTGCGGATTTACGTGACAAATCAATGGCTGAGCTGATTTCTATGGATGCCAAGGAGTTTGACATGCATGGCGCAAAAGTAGAAATCGCTCAAGTGAATGCGGTTGATACGAAAGCCATTCTTGAACATCAAGCGGAACTGGAAGCAGAAATCAACAAGACCATCGAAAACAAAAATTTAGATTTGTTCCTGTTCGTGGCTACGGATATTATCAACAATGATTCCGATGCACTAGCGCTTGGAAAGGCAAAAGCCAATGTGGAAAAAGCATTTGATGTAACATTGGAAAATAATCGAGCCTTATTAAAAGGCATCGTATCACGGAAGAAACAAATCGTTACCAACTTAACAGAGACATTTAATTAA